The Henckelia pumila isolate YLH828 unplaced genomic scaffold, ASM3356847v2 CTG_461:::fragment_3, whole genome shotgun sequence genome window below encodes:
- the LOC140871654 gene encoding pleiotropic drug resistance protein 2-like isoform X2 gives MALAPDDMVAARSLSRRSTSRRISFASVSTRSWASASVREVFTAAGQDAFQRSGRDHDDHEELMWAAIERLPTTDRMRRGILEQVLDDGKVVREEVDFANLGIQDKRHLTEYMLKAVEDNERFLHRLRDRTDRVGIDIPKVEVRFEHLSVEGDAFAGSRALPTLLNSTLNVLEGIFEKLRIIPSTKRAVKILHDVSGIVKPSRMTLLLGPPGAGKTILLKALAGKLDTDLRVSGRISYCGHEMSEFIPQRTCSYISQHDLHHGEMTVRETLNFSGRCLGVGTRYDLLAELSRREKEAGIKPDPQIDAFMKAISVPGQEPSLVTDYALKILGLDICADIMVGDEMRRGISGGQKKRLTTGEMLVGPAKVYCMDEISTGLDSSTTFQIVKYMRQMVQIMDVTMIISLLQPAPETFELFDDIILLSEGQIVYQGPRENILEFFESVGFKCPERKGVADFLQEVTSVKDQGQYWFNKNEPYRYISVAEFVKRFSSFHVGLKLFDDLSIPYDKTKAHPAALVTDRYGISNMELFKACLSREWLLIKRNAFLYIFKTFQITVMSIIAFTVFFRTEMKYGQLADGGKFYGALFFSLINVMFNGTAELALTIVRLPVFFKQRDALFYPAWAFSLPIWLLRIPLSLMESLIWVALTYYTIGFAPAASRFFCQLLAFFALHQMALSLFRFIAALGRTQVVANTLGTFTLLMVFVLGGFIIAKDDIKPWMIWGYYVSPMMYGQNAIAINEFLDKRWSTPNNDQRFSEPTVGKVLLKTRGMFTEEYMYWVCVIALFAFSILFNICFVVALTYLNPFGDSRSIIVDEKIKDKNKKNTESNSSSTTNEGLDMPTRNKSDGNKSSEEAVEKRGMVLPFTPLSLAFDHVNYYVDMPAEMKIKGVEETRLQLLREVSGAFRPGVLTALVGVSGAGKTTLMDVLAGRKTGGYIEGSISISGYPKNQSTFARISGYCEQTDIHSPFVTVYESVVYSAWLRLAPDVSKEARKMFVEEVMELIELNPLRDALVGLPGVDGLSTEQRKRLTIAVELVANPSIIFMDEPTSGLDARAAAIVMRTVRNTVDTGRTVVCTIHQPSIDIFEAFDELLLLKRGGQATYAGPLGRHSCLLVEHFQSVPGVPEIKEAQNPATWMLEVSTPAMEAQLNVDFAEIYASSELYRRNQELIKELSTPAPGSHDLHFPTQYSQSFITQCKACFWKQHLSYWRNPKYNSIRFFMTAVIGIIFGVIFWDKGQKLSKQQDLMNLLGAMYSAVMFLGGTNTSAVQAVVAVERTVFYREKAAGMYSPLPYAFAQVAIETIYIAIQTFIYSLLLYSMIGFQWAPDKFFWFYFFVFMCFVYFTAYGMMLVSLTPNYMIAAILMSFFLSFWNLFSGFLIPRTEIPIWWRWYYWGSPVAWTIYGLITSQVGDKTSPLEVPGVVVSVPVKDYLDSSLGFKYDFLGAVAGAHVGWTILFCVAFAYGIKYLNFQRR, from the exons ATGGCTCTTGCTCCGGATGACATGGTAGCCGCAAGGTCCCTAAGCCGACGTTCGACCAGCAGGCGGATCAGTTTCGCCTCAGTCAGCACCAGAAGTTGGGCTTCTGCTAGTGTTAGGGAAGTATTCACTGCAGCAGGGCAGGATGCTTTTCAAAGAAGTGGGAGAGATCATGATGATCATGAGGAACTTATGTGGGCTGCCATTGAGAGGCTACCGACAACGGACCGTATGAGAAGAGGTATTCTAGAGCAAGTGTTGGATGATGGAAAGGTTGTCCGTGAGGAGGTAGATTTTGCTAATCTTGGAATTCAAGATAAGAGGCATCTCACAGAATACATGCTCAAAGCTGTGGAAGATAATGAGAGGTTTCTGCACAGGCTAAGGGATCGAACAGATAG GGTGGGAATCGACATTCCTAAAGTAGAAGTTCGGTTCGAGCATCTTTCAGTAGAAGGTGATGCATTTGCTGGATCAAGGGCACTTCCCACTCTGCTGAACTCTACTTTGAACGTGTTGGAG GGGATTTTTGAAAAGCTGAGGATTATCCCTTCTACGAAGAGGGCTGTCAAGATTCTTCATGATGTTAGTGGGATTGTAAAACCTTCAAG GATGACCCTGCTGCTTGGACCTCCAGGAGCTGGGAAAACCATATTACTAAAGGCGCTTGCTGGAAAGCTAGACACAGATCTTAGG GTCAGTGGACGAATCTCGTATTGTGGTCATGAAATGTCTGAATTCATTCCCCAAAGAACTTGTTCATATATTAGCCAGCATGACCTTCACCATGGAGAGATGACTGTTAGAGAGACGTTAAACTTTTCGGGACGCTGCTTAGGGGTTGGAACCAGATATGACCTCCTAGCAGAATTGTCAAGGAGAGAAAAGGAGGCAGGGATTAAACCTGATCCTCAAATTGATGCATTCATGAAAGCCATATCAGTACCAGGTCAAGAACCCAGTCTCGTAACAGATTATGCTCTTAAG ATTCTTGGGTTAGATATATGTGCTGATATAATGGTGGGAGACGAGATGAGAAGGGGAATCTCGGGTGGACAAAAGAAGAGGCTAACAACTG GAGAAATGTTGGTTGGACCAGCAAAAGTTTACTGCATGGATGAGATTTCAACTGGTCTTGATAGTTCCACGACATTTCAAATTGTCAAGTACATGAGACAGATGGTTCAAATCATGGACGTGACAATGATAATTTCTCTTCTTCAACCTGCACCTGAAACTTTTGAGCTTTTTGATGACATCATTTTGCTTTCTGAAGGACAAATTGTCTATCAAGGTCCACGTGAAAACATTCTCGAATTTTTTGAGAGTGTCGGATTCAAGTGCCCTGAGAGGAAAGGAGTGGCAGATTTTTTACAAGAGGTTACGTCCGTTAAAGATCAAGGACAATACTGGTTTAACAAAAATGAACCTTACAGATATATTTCAGTGGCTGAGTTTGTAAAGCGCTTCAGCTCTTTCCATGTTGGACTGAAGCTTTTTGATGATCTATCTATCCCTTACGATAAAACTAAAGCTCATCCTGCTGCATTGGTTACTGATAGATATGGAATATCGAATATGGAACTGTTTAAGGCATGCCTTTCCAGGGAATGGCTCTTGATAAAACGCAATGCCTTTTTGTATATATTCAAGACATTCCAGATAACCGTGATGTCTATAATTGCCTTCACGGTATTCTTTAGAACAGAGATGAAATATGGTCAGTTAGCCGATGGAGGAAAATTTTATGGTGCACTGTTTTTTAGCCTCATCAACGTTATGTTTAATGGAACCGCAGAGCTCGCGTTGACTATTGTTAGACTTCCTGTGTTCTTTAAACAAAGGGATGCTTTGTTTTACCCTGCCTGGGCATTTTCTTTGCCCATTTGGCTTCTGAGGATTCCCCTTTCACTCATGGAATCATTGATATGGGTCGCTCTTACTTATTACACTATTGGATTTGCTCCTGCTGCTAGTAG GTTTTTCTGCCAATTACTGGCATTTTTTGCACTGCATCAGATGGCTTTATCCCTTTTCCGATTTATTGCTGCACTTGGAAGAACCCAGGTTGTTGCAAACACTTTGGGTACCTTCACATTGCTCATGGTGTTTGTTCTTGGTGGTTTTATTATCGCTAAAG ATGACATTAAACCGTGGATGATTTGGGGCTATTACGTTTCTCCGATGATGTATGGCCAGAATGCTATAGCCATTAATGAATTTCTGGATAAGAGATGGAGCACT CCGAACAACGACCAAAGATTTTCTGAACCTACGGTTGGCAAGGTTCTTCTCAAAACTCGGGGCATGTTTACGGAGGAATATATGTATTGGGTTTGTGTCATTGCTCTCTTTGCCTTTTCTATTCTCTTCAACATCTGCTTCGTTGTGGCACTGACATACCTGAATC CTTTCGGAGACTCAAGATCCATCATCGTTGATGAGAAAATTAAGGATAAGAACAAGAAGAATACTGAATCCAATAGTAGTTCAACCACCAATGAAG GCCTAGACATGCCCACGAGGAACAAGTCCGACGGAAACAAATCCTCAGAGGAGGCAGTAGAGAAACGAGGAATGGTGCTTCCGTTCACACCATTATCTCTAGCGTTTGATCACGTGAACTACTATGTTGACATGCCTGCT GAAATGAAAATCAAAGGCGTGGAGGAAACTCGGCTTCAATTGCTGAGAGAGGTCAGTGGAGCTTTTAGGCCTGGGGTCCTGACTGCATTAGTTGGCGTAAGTGGTGCTGGTAAGACAACACTGATGGATGTGTTGGCTGGAAGAAAAACAGGTGGATACATTGAAGGAAGTATTAGCATATCTGGTTATCCAAAAAATCAATCAACTTTTGCCCGTATCAGTGGCTATTGCGAACAAACCGACATCCATTCTCCATTTGTCACTGTGTATGAATCAGTTGTGTACTCTGCTTGGTTACGGCTTGCACCGGATGTAAGCAAGGAAGCACGAAAG ATGTTCGTTGAGGAAGTGATGGAATTGATTGAGTTGAATCCACTGAGAGATGCTTTAGTTGGTCTTCCGGGGGTGGATGGTCTGTCAACAGAACAGCGAAAAAGACTTACCATAGCAGTAGAACTGGTTGCTAACCCATCCATTATCTTCATGGATGAGCCTACGTCAGGTCTCGATGCTAGAGCTGCAGCAATAGTTATGCGTACCGTGCGCAACACTGTAGATACAGGACGAACCGTCGTTTGCACGATTCATCAGCCTAGCATAGATATATTTGAAGCTTTTGATGAG CTACTGTTACTTAAGAGAGGAGGACAAGCTACTTACGCGGGGCCTCTCGGTCGTCATTCTTGCCTTCTTGTAGAACATTTTCAG TCTGTGCCCGGAGTTCCCGAGATCAAAGAAGCTCAGAATCCTGCAACTTGGATGCTGGAGGTCAGCACTCCTGCCATGGAGGCTCAGCTTAATGTGGATTTCGCAGAAATTTATGCCAGCTCGGAACTATACCG GAGAAATCAAGAACTGATTAAAGAACTCAGCACCCCGGCTCCAGGGTCGCACGATCTACATTTCCCGACTCAATACTCCCAGTCATTTATAACACAATGCAAAGCCTGCTTCTGGAAACAGCATTTATCATATTGGAGGAATCCAAAGTATAACTCGATCAGGTTCTTTATGACAGCTGTCATTGGGATCATATTTGGAGTCATATTTTGGGACAAAGGGCAGAAACT GTCTAAACAACAAGACCTGATGAATCTGCTTGGAGCTATGTACTCGGCTGTTATGTTTCTGGGAGGAACTAATACTTCTGCAGTGCAGGCGGTTGTAGCAGTAGAGCGGACGGTCTTCTATCGTGAAAAGGCTGCTGGGATGTACTCTCCGTTGCCTTACGCATTTGCTCAG GTTGCCATAGAGACCATTTACATTGCCATCCAAACATTTATCTACAGCCTTCTTCTTTACTCCATGATTGGTTTCCAATGGGCACCTGACAAGTTCTTCTGGTTCTATTTCTTCGTATTCATGTGCTTCGTCTATTTCACTGCATATGGGATGATGCTTGTATCCCTCACTCCAAATTACATGATTGCTGCAATCCTCATGTCATTTTTCCTCAGCTTTTGGAATTTGTTCTCCGGCTTCCTTATCCCAAGAACG GAAATTCCTATATGGTGGAGATGGTATTATTGGGGTTCCCCGGTCGCGTGGACTATATATGGTCTGATCACGTCGCAGGTTGGGGACAAGACGAGTCCACTCGAAGTACCTGGAGTTGTTGTTAGTGTTCCAGTCAAGGATTATCTTGATAGTTCTCTAGGCTTCAAGTATGACTTTCTTGGAGCTGTTGCCGGAGCACATGTTGGCTGGACGATCCTTTTCTGTGTCGCCTTTGCTTATGGGATCAAGTACTTGAACTTCCAAAGGAGATAG
- the LOC140871654 gene encoding pleiotropic drug resistance protein 2-like isoform X1, whose protein sequence is MALAPDDMVAARSLSRRSTSRRISFASVSTRSWASASVREVFTAAGQDAFQRSGRDHDDHEELMWAAIERLPTTDRMRRGILEQVLDDGKVVREEVDFANLGIQDKRHLTEYMLKAVEDNERFLHRLRDRTDRVGIDIPKVEVRFEHLSVEGDAFAGSRALPTLLNSTLNVLEGIFEKLRIIPSTKRAVKILHDVSGIVKPSRMTLLLGPPGAGKTILLKALAGKLDTDLRVCGSWSHFHINLLNSLGLPKFMIYLKLFEQVSGRISYCGHEMSEFIPQRTCSYISQHDLHHGEMTVRETLNFSGRCLGVGTRYDLLAELSRREKEAGIKPDPQIDAFMKAISVPGQEPSLVTDYALKILGLDICADIMVGDEMRRGISGGQKKRLTTGEMLVGPAKVYCMDEISTGLDSSTTFQIVKYMRQMVQIMDVTMIISLLQPAPETFELFDDIILLSEGQIVYQGPRENILEFFESVGFKCPERKGVADFLQEVTSVKDQGQYWFNKNEPYRYISVAEFVKRFSSFHVGLKLFDDLSIPYDKTKAHPAALVTDRYGISNMELFKACLSREWLLIKRNAFLYIFKTFQITVMSIIAFTVFFRTEMKYGQLADGGKFYGALFFSLINVMFNGTAELALTIVRLPVFFKQRDALFYPAWAFSLPIWLLRIPLSLMESLIWVALTYYTIGFAPAASRFFCQLLAFFALHQMALSLFRFIAALGRTQVVANTLGTFTLLMVFVLGGFIIAKDDIKPWMIWGYYVSPMMYGQNAIAINEFLDKRWSTPNNDQRFSEPTVGKVLLKTRGMFTEEYMYWVCVIALFAFSILFNICFVVALTYLNPFGDSRSIIVDEKIKDKNKKNTESNSSSTTNEGLDMPTRNKSDGNKSSEEAVEKRGMVLPFTPLSLAFDHVNYYVDMPAEMKIKGVEETRLQLLREVSGAFRPGVLTALVGVSGAGKTTLMDVLAGRKTGGYIEGSISISGYPKNQSTFARISGYCEQTDIHSPFVTVYESVVYSAWLRLAPDVSKEARKMFVEEVMELIELNPLRDALVGLPGVDGLSTEQRKRLTIAVELVANPSIIFMDEPTSGLDARAAAIVMRTVRNTVDTGRTVVCTIHQPSIDIFEAFDELLLLKRGGQATYAGPLGRHSCLLVEHFQSVPGVPEIKEAQNPATWMLEVSTPAMEAQLNVDFAEIYASSELYRRNQELIKELSTPAPGSHDLHFPTQYSQSFITQCKACFWKQHLSYWRNPKYNSIRFFMTAVIGIIFGVIFWDKGQKLSKQQDLMNLLGAMYSAVMFLGGTNTSAVQAVVAVERTVFYREKAAGMYSPLPYAFAQVAIETIYIAIQTFIYSLLLYSMIGFQWAPDKFFWFYFFVFMCFVYFTAYGMMLVSLTPNYMIAAILMSFFLSFWNLFSGFLIPRTEIPIWWRWYYWGSPVAWTIYGLITSQVGDKTSPLEVPGVVVSVPVKDYLDSSLGFKYDFLGAVAGAHVGWTILFCVAFAYGIKYLNFQRR, encoded by the exons ATGGCTCTTGCTCCGGATGACATGGTAGCCGCAAGGTCCCTAAGCCGACGTTCGACCAGCAGGCGGATCAGTTTCGCCTCAGTCAGCACCAGAAGTTGGGCTTCTGCTAGTGTTAGGGAAGTATTCACTGCAGCAGGGCAGGATGCTTTTCAAAGAAGTGGGAGAGATCATGATGATCATGAGGAACTTATGTGGGCTGCCATTGAGAGGCTACCGACAACGGACCGTATGAGAAGAGGTATTCTAGAGCAAGTGTTGGATGATGGAAAGGTTGTCCGTGAGGAGGTAGATTTTGCTAATCTTGGAATTCAAGATAAGAGGCATCTCACAGAATACATGCTCAAAGCTGTGGAAGATAATGAGAGGTTTCTGCACAGGCTAAGGGATCGAACAGATAG GGTGGGAATCGACATTCCTAAAGTAGAAGTTCGGTTCGAGCATCTTTCAGTAGAAGGTGATGCATTTGCTGGATCAAGGGCACTTCCCACTCTGCTGAACTCTACTTTGAACGTGTTGGAG GGGATTTTTGAAAAGCTGAGGATTATCCCTTCTACGAAGAGGGCTGTCAAGATTCTTCATGATGTTAGTGGGATTGTAAAACCTTCAAG GATGACCCTGCTGCTTGGACCTCCAGGAGCTGGGAAAACCATATTACTAAAGGCGCTTGCTGGAAAGCTAGACACAGATCTTAGGGTGTGTGGTTCTTGGTCTCATTTTCACATAAATCTCCTCAATTCTTTGGGATTACCAAAATTCATGATTTACTTGAAACTTTTTGAACAGGTCAGTGGACGAATCTCGTATTGTGGTCATGAAATGTCTGAATTCATTCCCCAAAGAACTTGTTCATATATTAGCCAGCATGACCTTCACCATGGAGAGATGACTGTTAGAGAGACGTTAAACTTTTCGGGACGCTGCTTAGGGGTTGGAACCAGATATGACCTCCTAGCAGAATTGTCAAGGAGAGAAAAGGAGGCAGGGATTAAACCTGATCCTCAAATTGATGCATTCATGAAAGCCATATCAGTACCAGGTCAAGAACCCAGTCTCGTAACAGATTATGCTCTTAAG ATTCTTGGGTTAGATATATGTGCTGATATAATGGTGGGAGACGAGATGAGAAGGGGAATCTCGGGTGGACAAAAGAAGAGGCTAACAACTG GAGAAATGTTGGTTGGACCAGCAAAAGTTTACTGCATGGATGAGATTTCAACTGGTCTTGATAGTTCCACGACATTTCAAATTGTCAAGTACATGAGACAGATGGTTCAAATCATGGACGTGACAATGATAATTTCTCTTCTTCAACCTGCACCTGAAACTTTTGAGCTTTTTGATGACATCATTTTGCTTTCTGAAGGACAAATTGTCTATCAAGGTCCACGTGAAAACATTCTCGAATTTTTTGAGAGTGTCGGATTCAAGTGCCCTGAGAGGAAAGGAGTGGCAGATTTTTTACAAGAGGTTACGTCCGTTAAAGATCAAGGACAATACTGGTTTAACAAAAATGAACCTTACAGATATATTTCAGTGGCTGAGTTTGTAAAGCGCTTCAGCTCTTTCCATGTTGGACTGAAGCTTTTTGATGATCTATCTATCCCTTACGATAAAACTAAAGCTCATCCTGCTGCATTGGTTACTGATAGATATGGAATATCGAATATGGAACTGTTTAAGGCATGCCTTTCCAGGGAATGGCTCTTGATAAAACGCAATGCCTTTTTGTATATATTCAAGACATTCCAGATAACCGTGATGTCTATAATTGCCTTCACGGTATTCTTTAGAACAGAGATGAAATATGGTCAGTTAGCCGATGGAGGAAAATTTTATGGTGCACTGTTTTTTAGCCTCATCAACGTTATGTTTAATGGAACCGCAGAGCTCGCGTTGACTATTGTTAGACTTCCTGTGTTCTTTAAACAAAGGGATGCTTTGTTTTACCCTGCCTGGGCATTTTCTTTGCCCATTTGGCTTCTGAGGATTCCCCTTTCACTCATGGAATCATTGATATGGGTCGCTCTTACTTATTACACTATTGGATTTGCTCCTGCTGCTAGTAG GTTTTTCTGCCAATTACTGGCATTTTTTGCACTGCATCAGATGGCTTTATCCCTTTTCCGATTTATTGCTGCACTTGGAAGAACCCAGGTTGTTGCAAACACTTTGGGTACCTTCACATTGCTCATGGTGTTTGTTCTTGGTGGTTTTATTATCGCTAAAG ATGACATTAAACCGTGGATGATTTGGGGCTATTACGTTTCTCCGATGATGTATGGCCAGAATGCTATAGCCATTAATGAATTTCTGGATAAGAGATGGAGCACT CCGAACAACGACCAAAGATTTTCTGAACCTACGGTTGGCAAGGTTCTTCTCAAAACTCGGGGCATGTTTACGGAGGAATATATGTATTGGGTTTGTGTCATTGCTCTCTTTGCCTTTTCTATTCTCTTCAACATCTGCTTCGTTGTGGCACTGACATACCTGAATC CTTTCGGAGACTCAAGATCCATCATCGTTGATGAGAAAATTAAGGATAAGAACAAGAAGAATACTGAATCCAATAGTAGTTCAACCACCAATGAAG GCCTAGACATGCCCACGAGGAACAAGTCCGACGGAAACAAATCCTCAGAGGAGGCAGTAGAGAAACGAGGAATGGTGCTTCCGTTCACACCATTATCTCTAGCGTTTGATCACGTGAACTACTATGTTGACATGCCTGCT GAAATGAAAATCAAAGGCGTGGAGGAAACTCGGCTTCAATTGCTGAGAGAGGTCAGTGGAGCTTTTAGGCCTGGGGTCCTGACTGCATTAGTTGGCGTAAGTGGTGCTGGTAAGACAACACTGATGGATGTGTTGGCTGGAAGAAAAACAGGTGGATACATTGAAGGAAGTATTAGCATATCTGGTTATCCAAAAAATCAATCAACTTTTGCCCGTATCAGTGGCTATTGCGAACAAACCGACATCCATTCTCCATTTGTCACTGTGTATGAATCAGTTGTGTACTCTGCTTGGTTACGGCTTGCACCGGATGTAAGCAAGGAAGCACGAAAG ATGTTCGTTGAGGAAGTGATGGAATTGATTGAGTTGAATCCACTGAGAGATGCTTTAGTTGGTCTTCCGGGGGTGGATGGTCTGTCAACAGAACAGCGAAAAAGACTTACCATAGCAGTAGAACTGGTTGCTAACCCATCCATTATCTTCATGGATGAGCCTACGTCAGGTCTCGATGCTAGAGCTGCAGCAATAGTTATGCGTACCGTGCGCAACACTGTAGATACAGGACGAACCGTCGTTTGCACGATTCATCAGCCTAGCATAGATATATTTGAAGCTTTTGATGAG CTACTGTTACTTAAGAGAGGAGGACAAGCTACTTACGCGGGGCCTCTCGGTCGTCATTCTTGCCTTCTTGTAGAACATTTTCAG TCTGTGCCCGGAGTTCCCGAGATCAAAGAAGCTCAGAATCCTGCAACTTGGATGCTGGAGGTCAGCACTCCTGCCATGGAGGCTCAGCTTAATGTGGATTTCGCAGAAATTTATGCCAGCTCGGAACTATACCG GAGAAATCAAGAACTGATTAAAGAACTCAGCACCCCGGCTCCAGGGTCGCACGATCTACATTTCCCGACTCAATACTCCCAGTCATTTATAACACAATGCAAAGCCTGCTTCTGGAAACAGCATTTATCATATTGGAGGAATCCAAAGTATAACTCGATCAGGTTCTTTATGACAGCTGTCATTGGGATCATATTTGGAGTCATATTTTGGGACAAAGGGCAGAAACT GTCTAAACAACAAGACCTGATGAATCTGCTTGGAGCTATGTACTCGGCTGTTATGTTTCTGGGAGGAACTAATACTTCTGCAGTGCAGGCGGTTGTAGCAGTAGAGCGGACGGTCTTCTATCGTGAAAAGGCTGCTGGGATGTACTCTCCGTTGCCTTACGCATTTGCTCAG GTTGCCATAGAGACCATTTACATTGCCATCCAAACATTTATCTACAGCCTTCTTCTTTACTCCATGATTGGTTTCCAATGGGCACCTGACAAGTTCTTCTGGTTCTATTTCTTCGTATTCATGTGCTTCGTCTATTTCACTGCATATGGGATGATGCTTGTATCCCTCACTCCAAATTACATGATTGCTGCAATCCTCATGTCATTTTTCCTCAGCTTTTGGAATTTGTTCTCCGGCTTCCTTATCCCAAGAACG GAAATTCCTATATGGTGGAGATGGTATTATTGGGGTTCCCCGGTCGCGTGGACTATATATGGTCTGATCACGTCGCAGGTTGGGGACAAGACGAGTCCACTCGAAGTACCTGGAGTTGTTGTTAGTGTTCCAGTCAAGGATTATCTTGATAGTTCTCTAGGCTTCAAGTATGACTTTCTTGGAGCTGTTGCCGGAGCACATGTTGGCTGGACGATCCTTTTCTGTGTCGCCTTTGCTTATGGGATCAAGTACTTGAACTTCCAAAGGAGATAG